GCGCAGGTCACCTACGCAGGCGTGCGGTACCGCTGCCTGCAGGCCCACACCGCGCTCACGGGCTGGGAGCCGCCGAACACCCCGGCTCTCTGGCAGCGCGTCTGACCCCTCCCGCCGGCACCGCCGACGAGACGGTGCCGGCCCGGCGCGTCCGGCAGTCTGTGAGACTCATGTGAACCCGTCGCGCAGGGTTCCCCGTGACGGCGTGACGGTGCATAATGCAAGTCCGATGACAGGCCACGATGCCGCCGGAGACGGGGGGCGCGCGGAGTGCTTCCGAACGATGGTGATGCGCGCCGCTCAGGCGGAAAAAGCGCGGAGACCCTTACGCTGACCACCCCACCGTTGCCGTCCGCGCCGCAGCAGGCCCGCGACATGGCGCTGTCCGCCGTGCTCGCCTGGTCGCTGCCCGTGGACCCCGACGAGCTGGCGCTGGTCACCGGTGAGCTGGTCGCCAACGCGGTGACCCACGCCGGCACGATGCTCGGGGTGCGCATCCGCACCCGGGACGGCGCCGCGGTCCGGGTCGAGGTCACCGACCGCGACGACCGGCCTCCCACGCTGTTCGCCCCCGGCGGCTCCGACGAGTCCCACTGGGGCCTGGTCGTCGTGGCGGCCATCGCGTCCCGCTGGGGGTACGAGCGCCTCACCACCGGCAAGGTGGTCTGGGCCGAGGTCGACTTCGCGGCCGAGCCGCTGACCGTCGCCTGAGACGATCATCCCCCGGCCGTCACGGCGCCGCCGGCGTGGTGACGCGCGCGCCGGCGCGGCGGGACAGCACCGAGTCGCGGATCTCGCCGGCGCGCACGGCCGTGGTGGACAGCAGCGTGGACGTCAGGCCGTGGGTGTGCTCGGTGCCGCCTTGCAGGTACAGGCCCGCGCGCACGCCGGGGGCCATCGCGACCCGGTGGTCGCGGCCCACGCGGACGGCGTCGTCCTCGTCGCGCAGGCACAGCTTGGCGGTCTCGCCGAGCAACGTGCCGATGTCCTGCGGCCGGTAGCCGGTGGCGTGCACCAGCAGGTCGGCCGTGAGCACGGTCCGCTTCCCGGTGGGGAGGTACTCGACGGTCACCTCCAGGTGGTCGTCGCGTTCGCGCACGTCGCGGATGCGGGACACGTTCAGCATGCGCAGGCGCTCGCGTCCGTGCACCTTCTCGCGGTAGGCGGTGGCGTACAGCGCCTCGATGAGGTCCATGTCCACCACCGAGTAGTTGGTGCTCCGGTGGTAGTCGTGCAACGACCGCTTCACCTGCGGCGGCGCGGCGAAGTACACGTCCACCGCCTCGGGGTCGAAGATGCGGTTGGCGAACGGGCTGTCGTCGGCGGGGGTGTAGCCGTACTTGGC
The window above is part of the Sphaerisporangium rubeum genome. Proteins encoded here:
- a CDS encoding ATP-binding protein produces the protein MPSAPQQARDMALSAVLAWSLPVDPDELALVTGELVANAVTHAGTMLGVRIRTRDGAAVRVEVTDRDDRPPTLFAPGGSDESHWGLVVVAAIASRWGYERLTTGKVVWAEVDFAAEPLTVA